The Anaerobacillus sp. CMMVII genomic interval AACATTACAAGCACTAATGGCAATCTACGATAACTGTAACTCCTTACACACAAACGCTTATGATGAAGCAGTGACAACACCAACGGAGGAATCAGTACGTCGTGCGATGGCGATCCAAATGATTATTACCAAAGAGCTAGGTCTAGCAAAAAATGAAAACTCGCTACAAGGTTCATTTATTATCGATGAGCTCACCGACCTAGTTGAGGAAGCAGTACTTCAAGAATTAGAAAAAATCAGTGACCGTGGCGGTGTACTAGGGGCCATGGAAACTCAGTACCAACGAGGAAAGATCCAAGAAGAGTCTATGTATTATGAAATGAAAAAGCATAGCGGTGAACTTCCAATCATCGGAGTGAACACGTATCTCAATCCAAATGCTCCTTCGGAAGAGGAATTTGAAATGGAAATTGCACGTGCAACAAAAGAAGAGAAAGAGCAACAAATTGCTAATCTTCGTTCATTCCAAGATCGCAATAAAGGTCGTGTCGAGCTTGCTTTGAAAAACTTACAACAAACAGCCATGTCCAACGGCAACGTGTTTGCCGAACTAATGGAAACAGTGAAAGTGGCTTCCCTTGGACAAATAACCCAAGCGCTATACCAAGTGGGTGGGCAGTACAGACGTAATATGTAATCTTAATTTTTCCAAGAATCGAGTTTGATGAATAATCAAGCTCGGTTCTTCTTACTTTAGAAGTTTTGAGTTATGAGTGTTGAGTTATGAGTTTTCTTATATTATCGCTTCGAAGTAAAGCGTTCAACAACCTCAAAACTCAAATTCAAAACTCAAAACTAAAATTTTTACACTGGACTAGCATAATGTTTTCATTTATGTTTATAATGAAAGGTATGATTTTCCTTACTATCATTCAAAGAAAACACATAATTTTTTTATTACACTATCATTTATAAACTTTGGTTGATAGGATAAGAAAGACAGGCAAGTCAGTTTTTTTTAAGGCTCTTTTCGTAAATGTTGTTGCTAATGAAACTAATAGATAATACATACACTATGGTTAGAAAGATGTACCTATCTTTGGGCAACAATTCTATAAAACAACAATTTATGCGAAAATAGCTTTTCCAACATAAATTAATGATCAATGTTCATTGAAAGGATGGTCAACTTTGACGCTAAATGAGTACACGCCAGAAGAAATCAAAGAAATGTCCATGGTGGAGATTTCTTATGAGTTAATGAAGAGTGAAAAGCAACCTTTTTTATATGGTGACTTAGTAAAGCGAGTTGCTGAAATTAAAGGAATGTCTGAAAGTGAGGTAATGGATCGTATCTCTTACCTATACACAGACTTAAATGTTGATGGTCGATTCATTTGTCTTGGCGAAAATCGTTGGGGCTTACGTACTTGGTACCCTTATGAGCAAGCTGATGAAGAAATTACACCGACAGTTCGTCGTAAGAAAGCGAAGAAAGTCGATGATGATGATCTTGATATCGATTTAGATGAGGACTTCGATGATCTTGAGGAAGACTTAGATGATGAGTTTGAAGATCTAGAAGATGAATTAGATGAACTGGTAAGTGAAGAAAATGAAGACGAAGATTTTGACCTAGATTTAGACGAGGAAGATGAAGACGCTGTTGATGATGCTGATGAAGATTTAGATGGAGAGTTAGAAGACGAAGAAGACGAGCTTCTATAATGTTCTCGTAAATCACATCTTGACAAGTGATGCTTGTCTAGGATAAAATTCTTTTTGGGCTTTTCTTATGAGCAAAAAATGAATAGAACTTTATTTAGAAAAAATGGATTTCACCTTTAAAGGAAGTCTAAGCTTTTTCTTAATTACTTAAGTAAAAACAAAAGTTCGCCCCCGAAAAATTGGGGCAGTGGCTTTTGTTTTTTTGTTTTTATGTGAATTTCAAAATCCCCTTAGTTCACCAATGCTGAAATAAGATTATGAAATTCATTAGATTGGAAAGTATAAACAGTGGAAACTAATTTTTGAGATCGAAATTTGATGTAGGTTTAAAAAGTGATCTAAAAGCACTCATATCATTTTTAAGCATATTAGGATTCGCTTGCGCCAACTCAAAACTCAAAATACAAAACTACACAAAAAGAGAGGGAATAAAATGGCGACGAAGTATATTTTTGTAACTGGTGGGGTTGTATCTTCACTTGGAAAAGGGATTACAGCTGCATCTTTAGGACGTTTATTAAAAAACCGAGGCTTGAAAGTATTTATTCAAAAATTTGACCCATATATCAACGTTGACCCAGGTACAATGAGTCCTTATCAACATGGGGAAGTCTTCGTTACTGATGATGGCGCAGAAACGGATCTTGACCTTGGGCATTATGAGCGTTTTATTGACATTAACTTAAGTAAAAACAGTAATGTGACAACAGGAAAAATCTACTCAACAGTGTTGAAAAAAGAGCGCCGTGGAGACTATTTAGGTGGAACGGTTCAAGTTATTCCTCATATTACAAATGAAATCAAAGAAAGAGTTTTCCGTGCTTCTAAAGAAACAAATGCCGATGTTGTTATTACGGAAATCGGTGGTACAGTTGGTGACATTGAATCACTTCCATTTTTAGAAGCGATCCGTCAAATTAAGAGTGATGTCGGTGTTCGTAATGTGATGTATATTCACTGTACACTAATTCCTTATTTAGCAGCTGCAGGAGAAATGAAGTCAAAACCGACACAACACAGTGTAAAAGAACTGCGTAGCTTAGGTATTCAACCAAACGTTATTGTTGTTCGTACTGAGCGTCCTGTTCCAGACGATATGAAAGACAAGATTGCTCTATTTTGCGATATCGATAAAAACGCAGTCATTGAAGCAAGAGATGCTGACACATTATATGAGGTTCCACTTGATCTACAAAGACAAAACTTAGATAAATTTGTTTGCGAATATTTAAACCTTGAGTGCAAAGAAGCTGATATGACAGAGTGGAAAGCTCTTGTTAATAAAGTGAAAAATTTATCTGGTAAGACAACCATTGGTTTAGTTGGTAAATATGTGGCGTTACAAGATGCCTACCTTTCTGTTGCAGAATCACTTCGCCATGCAGGTTATGCGTTTGATGCTGATATTGAAATTAAATGGATTAATGCAGAAGAAGTAACAGAAGAAAATGTAAGTGATTTATTAAAAGACGTCGATGGAGTTTTAGTTCCTGGTGGCTTTGGTGATCGTGGAATTGAAGGGAAAATTTCTGCC includes:
- the rpoE gene encoding DNA-directed RNA polymerase subunit delta encodes the protein MTLNEYTPEEIKEMSMVEISYELMKSEKQPFLYGDLVKRVAEIKGMSESEVMDRISYLYTDLNVDGRFICLGENRWGLRTWYPYEQADEEITPTVRRKKAKKVDDDDLDIDLDEDFDDLEEDLDDEFEDLEDELDELVSEENEDEDFDLDLDEEDEDAVDDADEDLDGELEDEEDELL
- a CDS encoding CTP synthase yields the protein MATKYIFVTGGVVSSLGKGITAASLGRLLKNRGLKVFIQKFDPYINVDPGTMSPYQHGEVFVTDDGAETDLDLGHYERFIDINLSKNSNVTTGKIYSTVLKKERRGDYLGGTVQVIPHITNEIKERVFRASKETNADVVITEIGGTVGDIESLPFLEAIRQIKSDVGVRNVMYIHCTLIPYLAAAGEMKSKPTQHSVKELRSLGIQPNVIVVRTERPVPDDMKDKIALFCDIDKNAVIEARDADTLYEVPLDLQRQNLDKFVCEYLNLECKEADMTEWKALVNKVKNLSGKTTIGLVGKYVALQDAYLSVAESLRHAGYAFDADIEIKWINAEEVTEENVSDLLKDVDGVLVPGGFGDRGIEGKISAIKYARENKVPFLGICLGMQLASIEYARNVLGLEGANSSELNPSTKYPVIDLLPEQKDIEDLGGTLRLGLYPCKLTEGTVAYGAYQEQVVYERHRHRYEFNNEYREQMEKAGFKFSGTSPDGRLVEIIEIEDHPYFIASQFHPEFVSRPNRPQPLFREFIRASLNKA